One Keratinibaculum paraultunense genomic window carries:
- a CDS encoding polysaccharide deacetylase family protein, giving the protein MKKLKIIFLITIILLGQTIGIAYAENNIENLEEKYQLLHEENKRLRNEILKLKNQISEKKAEKIPVLLYHHILKQEDIDKYNWSENNSVLSLETFEEQMNYLYENGFYTATLDELQSFLNGEITFPEKTVVITFDDGYLSNALYAYPIMKKYNFRGTIFMLGYRVDDIQASFNPSSTQSLSIHEAYKYEDVFDYESHTYKLHDVDKNGNKLLLASDKKTIINDLTMSKNLLNAKYFSYPYGVYDENTIKYLKDTGYEMAFTIKPGYVTKDLNKYELPRFSISPQVPFSRFKRIVNGIYE; this is encoded by the coding sequence ATGAAAAAATTAAAAATAATATTTCTAATAACAATAATTTTATTAGGACAAACTATTGGTATTGCCTATGCAGAAAACAATATAGAAAACTTAGAAGAAAAATATCAATTGCTCCATGAAGAAAATAAAAGATTGCGTAATGAAATATTAAAACTAAAAAATCAAATAAGTGAAAAAAAGGCAGAAAAAATTCCAGTACTTTTATATCATCACATATTAAAACAAGAAGACATAGATAAATATAATTGGTCTGAAAATAATAGCGTATTATCTTTAGAAACTTTTGAAGAGCAAATGAATTATTTATATGAAAATGGTTTTTATACTGCAACATTGGACGAATTGCAATCCTTTTTAAATGGAGAAATTACTTTCCCAGAAAAAACTGTAGTTATAACTTTTGATGATGGATATTTAAGCAATGCATTATATGCTTATCCTATAATGAAAAAATATAATTTTAGAGGCACCATATTTATGTTAGGATATAGAGTAGATGATATACAAGCATCTTTTAATCCAAGTAGTACCCAATCTTTAAGCATACATGAAGCGTATAAATATGAAGATGTATTTGATTATGAAAGTCATACATATAAACTTCATGATGTAGATAAAAATGGAAACAAGTTATTATTAGCTTCAGATAAAAAAACTATTATAAACGACTTAACTATGAGCAAAAATTTATTAAATGCTAAATATTTTTCATATCCTTATGGAGTATATGATGAAAACACTATTAAATACTTAAAAGATACAGGTTACGAAATGGCATTTACTATTAAACCAGGATATGTAACTAAAGATTTAAACAAATATGAATTACCTAGATTTAGCATATCTCCTCAAGTACCTTTCAGCAGATTCAAAAGAATAGTAAATGGAATTTATGAATAA
- a CDS encoding SDH family Clp fold serine proteinase, which produces MLWNILLLFFMISALQPAIKQAVLKASRQNLISKIEKKRNSRVITLIHRQETISLLGFPVMRYIDINDSERIISVIQMTDPDMPIDVILHTPGGLALAALQIASALRKHRGKVTGYMYLIMLCQEALL; this is translated from the coding sequence ATGTTGTGGAATATATTACTATTGTTTTTTATGATTTCAGCACTTCAACCTGCAATTAAACAGGCAGTATTAAAAGCTTCTAGGCAAAATTTAATATCAAAAATAGAAAAGAAACGTAATTCGAGAGTTATTACCCTTATCCATAGACAAGAGACCATAAGTTTACTTGGATTTCCAGTTATGCGTTATATTGACATTAATGATTCAGAACGAATTATAAGTGTTATACAAATGACAGATCCTGATATGCCAATAGATGTGATATTACATACACCAGGAGGATTAGCGTTAGCTGCTTTGCAAATAGCCAGTGCTTTAAGAAAGCATAGAGGAAAGGTTACGGGGTACATGTACCTTATTATGCTATGTCAGGAGGCACTCTTATAG
- a CDS encoding SDH family Clp fold serine proteinase, giving the protein MSGGTLIALAADEIVMGEHSTLGPVDPQIGQYPAPSIVNVLKQKDVSDIDDETLILADISQKAINQLEGCILKLLPDRYSEEEKKNIAETLTQGRWTHDFPISVDIAKSLGLNVNTDVPKEIYALMDLYPQPVRSSSDINYQPKYREKQENGN; this is encoded by the coding sequence ATGTCAGGAGGCACTCTTATAGCTTTAGCAGCAGATGAGATAGTTATGGGAGAACATTCTACTTTAGGACCTGTAGACCCGCAGATTGGGCAGTATCCAGCTCCATCTATAGTTAATGTTCTAAAACAAAAAGATGTTTCAGATATTGATGATGAAACCCTTATATTGGCTGATATTTCACAAAAGGCAATAAATCAGTTGGAAGGTTGTATATTAAAACTTTTACCAGACAGGTATTCTGAAGAAGAAAAGAAAAATATTGCTGAAACATTAACTCAAGGTCGCTGGACTCATGATTTTCCAATTAGTGTTGATATAGCAAAAAGTTTAGGACTTAATGTAAATACTGATGTGCCAAAGGAGATATATGCACTTATGGATTTATATCCTCAACCAGTTAGAAGCAGTTCTGATATAAATTATCAGCCTAAATATAGAGAAAAGCAAGAAAATGGAAATTAA
- a CDS encoding metallophosphoesterase family protein, giving the protein MKIGLISDIHGNLEALEKVLEYLTTEEKVNNIIVLGDIVGYMANPNECVQLVKKYDCIQGNHDFAVTHIEFLDYFNPIAKEALLWTINELTIENKNILKNLPLTKLYKEENFTISHGTLINPEEFLYLYNIYDAYENFQVMETKLLFVGHTHVPKYYVLDKSNSPATIEMTSHIDYDYKIQLEENKGYIFNIGSVGQPRDYNNKSCFVIYDTVEKSIKYIRLPYDIEKTAQKIKKNNLPNFLYKRIFLGI; this is encoded by the coding sequence TTGAAAATTGGATTAATAAGCGATATTCATGGAAATTTGGAAGCTCTAGAAAAAGTATTAGAATATTTAACTACTGAAGAAAAAGTGAATAATATAATAGTTCTTGGAGATATAGTAGGATACATGGCAAATCCAAACGAATGTGTACAGCTTGTAAAAAAATATGATTGCATACAAGGTAATCACGATTTTGCTGTAACACATATAGAATTTTTAGATTATTTTAATCCAATAGCTAAAGAAGCTTTGCTTTGGACTATAAATGAACTAACAATAGAAAATAAAAATATATTAAAAAATTTACCATTAACAAAATTATATAAAGAAGAAAACTTTACCATATCTCATGGAACATTGATAAACCCAGAAGAATTTTTATACTTATATAATATATATGACGCATACGAAAATTTTCAAGTAATGGAAACAAAATTATTATTTGTAGGACATACCCATGTTCCTAAATACTATGTTTTAGATAAAAGTAACTCTCCTGCAACGATAGAGATGACATCTCATATAGATTACGATTATAAAATACAATTAGAAGAAAACAAAGGCTATATATTCAATATAGGCTCTGTAGGACAACCTAGAGATTATAATAATAAAAGTTGTTTTGTAATATATGATACTGTTGAAAAAAGCATAAAATATATTAGACTTCCATACGATATAGAAAAAACTGCACAGAAAATAAAAAAGAATAATCTTCCTAATTTTTTATATAAAAGAATATTTTTAGGCATATAG
- the pepV gene encoding dipeptidase PepV, which produces MNIKEMVEQRKDDIISTTQEIIKIKSVEDEPKEGMPFGEGPYKALEYALNLAEQMGFKTKNLDGYAGYAEFGEGEETLGILVHLDVVPEGDGWKYPPYAAEIHDGKLYGRGSIDDKGPAMAVLHAMNILKDMKVPLNKKVRLIFGTNEETGWGCMKYYFEHEKSPDIGFTPDANFPVIHGEKGIIKFDLVKDINTNCANNIVIKNIKGGSAVNMVPDYCEVTLETKDSKLVEDAFDKFMEKNQYQMILERKGFTFTIKAKGVSAHGSTPEKGKNAITYIMQFLGTIIDCECDICKFINMYNEKIAFKHHGEGIGCGFEDEVSGKLNFNPGVIRMEDDKIVLSINIRYPITFTAQQVYDGIRENLKGTGIELIEDDDEMKPLYIPEDHFLVQKLMKVYREETGDEENEPLVIGGGTYARAMENAVAFGPVLPDQEELAHQPNEFISIDHLLLLTRIYGKAIYELAK; this is translated from the coding sequence ATGAATATTAAAGAAATGGTAGAACAAAGAAAAGATGATATAATATCCACAACTCAAGAGATTATAAAAATAAAAAGTGTTGAAGATGAACCAAAAGAAGGTATGCCTTTTGGAGAAGGTCCTTATAAAGCACTAGAATATGCTCTAAATTTAGCAGAACAAATGGGATTTAAAACTAAAAATTTAGATGGATATGCAGGATATGCAGAATTTGGTGAAGGTGAAGAAACATTAGGAATATTAGTTCACCTAGATGTGGTGCCTGAAGGAGATGGATGGAAATATCCACCTTATGCAGCAGAAATACATGATGGAAAACTATATGGTAGAGGTTCTATAGATGATAAAGGACCTGCTATGGCAGTTTTACATGCTATGAACATACTAAAGGATATGAAAGTACCTTTAAACAAAAAAGTAAGACTTATATTTGGTACTAATGAAGAAACAGGCTGGGGATGTATGAAATATTATTTTGAACACGAAAAATCTCCAGATATTGGATTTACTCCCGATGCTAATTTCCCTGTTATTCATGGCGAAAAAGGGATCATCAAATTTGATTTAGTTAAAGACATAAATACCAATTGTGCAAACAATATAGTAATAAAAAATATAAAAGGTGGAAGTGCAGTAAACATGGTTCCAGACTACTGTGAAGTTACATTAGAAACTAAAGATAGTAAACTAGTGGAAGACGCCTTTGATAAATTTATGGAAAAGAATCAATATCAAATGATTCTAGAAAGGAAAGGGTTCACTTTCACAATAAAAGCAAAAGGAGTTTCAGCTCATGGTTCTACTCCTGAAAAAGGTAAAAATGCTATAACCTATATAATGCAGTTTTTAGGAACCATAATAGATTGCGAATGTGATATATGTAAATTCATAAATATGTATAATGAAAAAATAGCCTTTAAACATCATGGCGAAGGAATAGGATGCGGATTTGAAGATGAAGTATCTGGAAAATTAAACTTCAACCCAGGAGTTATACGCATGGAAGATGACAAAATAGTACTATCCATAAATATAAGATACCCTATTACATTTACAGCTCAACAAGTATATGATGGAATTAGAGAAAATTTAAAGGGTACAGGGATTGAACTAATTGAAGACGACGATGAAATGAAGCCTTTGTATATTCCAGAAGATCATTTTTTAGTTCAAAAATTGATGAAAGTATATAGAGAAGAAACAGGAGATGAAGAAAATGAACCATTAGTTATAGGTGGCGGAACCTATGCTAGGGCTATGGAAAATGCAGTAGCATTTGGACCTGTACTTCCAGATCAAGAAGAATTAGCTCATCAGCCAAATGAGTTTATATCTATAGACCATCTATTGCTCTTAACTAGAATATATGGAAAGGCGATATACGAATTAGCAAAATAA
- a CDS encoding PqqD family protein, with protein sequence MIRNKKEKKDKNYLTLIPIKSEKIKYKVKSNGNIQLIVPRDSFIEKIAIKLFFAPENLKIDLDEIGSFIWSNIDGNNNIYQIGKLIEEKFGEKAEPLYERLIQYVNILKSNDFIKFIE encoded by the coding sequence TTGATACGAAATAAAAAAGAAAAAAAGGATAAAAACTACTTAACACTTATACCTATTAAATCGGAAAAAATTAAATATAAAGTAAAAAGTAATGGTAATATTCAATTGATAGTTCCCAGAGACTCTTTTATTGAAAAAATAGCTATAAAGTTATTCTTTGCTCCTGAAAATTTAAAAATCGATTTAGATGAAATAGGTAGCTTTATATGGAGCAACATAGATGGTAACAATAATATATATCAAATTGGTAAACTTATAGAAGAAAAATTTGGTGAAAAAGCAGAGCCTTTATATGAAAGACTGATACAATATGTTAATATATTAAAAAGCAATGATTTTATTAAATTCATTGAATAA
- a CDS encoding OPT family oligopeptide transporter produces the protein MDNESNKNNEFTPYISANETMPELTTTSIILGIIMSVVFGAANAYIGLRVGMTISASIPAAVISMGVIRGIMKKESILENNMVQTIGSAGESLAAGAIFTLPALFIWAQELGMAEPNMMEITITALIGGILGVFFMLPLRKALIVNEHGTLPYPEGTACAEVLKAGETGGVKAKTVFSGLGIGALYKFIADGFKIFPSEIEWEIKPYKGSAIGIDVLPALLGVGFIVGPAISAYMLAGAVLGWFVIMPLFAHLGQYIPDIIYPATKPLLELGYWEIWENYLRYIGAGAVAFGGILSLIKSLPLIVKTFKESLSDLKNRDSEISTLRTEQDMSMRTALIGIIIIILFIAITPVIPVGLAGAIIIAIFGFLFATVSARLVGLIGSSNNPVSGMTIATLLITSIIFKAIGFTGEEGMIGALMVGTVICIISAIAGDMSQDLKTGYLVGATPKKQQIGEFIGVVAAALVIGWVLILLDSAWGFGSKELPAPQSAMMRLVIEGVMEGNLPWALVFMGVGIGVVVELLGVQILPFAVGLYLPIHLSTPIMIGGIIRGILDSKKNNKKLDEKVAQEKIDSGVLYSSGLIAGEGVIGIILAVLAIIPAGTNAKGEALTVADKIAFGNEALGKVGAIVFFTLLAISLLKNSLWKKTEEN, from the coding sequence ATGGATAATGAAAGTAATAAAAATAATGAATTTACCCCTTATATTTCAGCAAATGAAACAATGCCTGAACTTACTACCACATCAATTATTTTAGGAATTATAATGTCTGTAGTATTTGGTGCTGCAAATGCCTATATAGGATTAAGGGTAGGTATGACCATTAGTGCTTCCATACCTGCAGCAGTAATTTCAATGGGTGTTATACGAGGCATAATGAAAAAAGAATCTATACTCGAAAACAACATGGTACAAACTATAGGATCAGCTGGAGAATCTTTAGCAGCAGGAGCAATATTTACATTACCTGCACTATTTATATGGGCTCAAGAATTAGGAATGGCAGAACCTAATATGATGGAAATCACTATTACTGCCCTTATAGGAGGTATACTAGGAGTATTCTTCATGCTTCCTCTTAGAAAAGCTCTTATAGTTAATGAACATGGTACTTTACCTTATCCAGAAGGAACAGCTTGTGCAGAAGTATTAAAAGCAGGAGAAACAGGAGGAGTAAAAGCAAAAACTGTATTTTCTGGCTTAGGAATAGGTGCTTTATATAAATTTATAGCTGATGGATTTAAAATATTCCCTAGCGAAATAGAATGGGAAATAAAACCGTATAAAGGTTCTGCAATAGGAATTGATGTACTCCCTGCACTATTAGGTGTTGGATTTATAGTTGGACCTGCTATCTCTGCATATATGCTTGCAGGTGCAGTTTTAGGTTGGTTTGTAATTATGCCACTCTTTGCACATCTTGGACAATATATACCAGATATAATATATCCTGCAACAAAACCATTACTTGAACTAGGATATTGGGAAATATGGGAAAATTACTTAAGATATATTGGTGCAGGAGCAGTAGCTTTTGGAGGTATATTAAGCCTTATTAAATCCTTACCTTTAATTGTAAAAACTTTTAAAGAATCTTTATCAGATTTAAAAAATAGAGATAGTGAAATTTCAACATTGAGAACAGAACAAGATATGTCTATGAGAACAGCATTAATTGGTATAATAATAATAATATTATTCATAGCAATAACCCCTGTTATACCTGTTGGACTAGCTGGAGCAATTATAATTGCAATATTTGGATTCTTATTTGCAACAGTTTCTGCTAGACTTGTGGGATTAATAGGAAGTAGTAATAACCCTGTTTCTGGTATGACAATAGCTACTCTTCTAATTACAAGTATAATATTTAAAGCTATCGGATTTACTGGCGAAGAAGGAATGATAGGTGCCTTAATGGTAGGTACAGTTATATGTATCATTTCTGCTATAGCAGGTGATATGTCACAAGACTTAAAAACTGGATATTTAGTAGGAGCAACTCCTAAAAAACAACAAATTGGTGAATTTATTGGTGTTGTAGCAGCAGCATTAGTAATAGGATGGGTATTAATTCTACTAGATAGTGCATGGGGATTTGGATCTAAAGAACTTCCTGCTCCACAATCTGCTATGATGAGACTTGTAATAGAAGGAGTTATGGAAGGTAATCTTCCATGGGCATTAGTATTTATGGGAGTAGGTATAGGAGTAGTAGTAGAATTATTAGGAGTTCAAATACTTCCATTTGCAGTAGGATTATATCTGCCAATCCACTTAAGTACCCCTATAATGATAGGTGGAATTATAAGAGGTATATTAGATAGTAAGAAAAACAACAAGAAATTAGATGAAAAAGTTGCTCAAGAAAAAATTGACAGCGGAGTATTATATTCTTCAGGACTTATAGCTGGAGAAGGCGTTATAGGAATTATACTTGCAGTACTTGCAATAATTCCAGCTGGAACAAATGCTAAAGGAGAAGCACTAACAGTAGCAGATAAAATAGCATTTGGTAATGAAGCTTTAGGCAAGGTCGGAGCAATAGTATTTTTCACACTATTGGCAATAAGTCTATTAAAAAATTCACTATGGAAAAAAACTGAAGAAAACTAA